CGGTGGGGCGGCGCCAGCGGCTGCTGCTCGGTGCCGAGGCCGCTGCCGCCCGGCGCTTCCAGCGCCGGCTCACCGGGGCGACCGATGTGGTGGCGGTGGTGTCGGAGGAGGACGGTCGGGAGCTTCTGGCGCCGGCCCCGACGCGCCCACCCGCGCCGCCTGCCCCGGCGGTCATGATCACGCCCAACGGTGTCGATCCCGACCGCTTCCCGGTGTCGCCCCTGCCGGCCGGACGTTCCATCGTCTTCACCGGGACCCTCGACTTCCTCCCCAACGTGGACGCCGTGTCCTGGTTCGCGCACCAGGTCCTGCCGCTCGTGCGCCGGCGCATCCGGGAGGCGGACCTGGTGGTGGTGGGCCGCCGTCCCGTGGCGGACGTGGCGGCGCTGGCGGCGATCGACGGAGTGACCGTGCATGGCGACGTTCCCGCCGTGGCCCCCTTCCTGGAAGCGTCCCGGGTGGCGATCGTCCCGGTGCGGATAGGGACCGGAAGCCGGGTGAAGGCCCTGGAGGCGATGGCGGCCGGTCGTCCCGTGGCGGGCACGACCATCGGCCTCGAGGGCATAGACGCTCAGGCCGGACGCGACGTTCTGGTCGGAGACTCGCCGGTGGCGCTCGCCGAAGCCGTGGTCCGCCTCCTCGACGACGACGGGTTGGCCGCTCAGGTGGCGGGGGCCGGACGCCGCCTGGTCGGTACCCGCTACCGCTGGTCCGAGATCGCCGATGCCTTTGCATCAGACCTGCTGGGCCCTCTCGGGTAGAGACGCGGCCGAAGGCGTCTGTCCGGGCCGTTCGGCTCTCAGGTCGACCGGGTGTAGAGCTCGCCGGTGGCGGCGGCGGTCCGACGTATGTCGTGATGCTCGGTCAGGTGGACCAGGGCGGCTTCTGCCCTCCCCCGGGCGGCACCCGGGTCGTCGAGCACGTCCAGGAGGGCGGCGGCGGCGTCGTCGGGGTGGCCCTGGCGGACGAGGCGGCCGCTGACCCCGTCGGTCACCAGGTCGCGGTTGCCGACGGCATCCGAGAGGACGACCGGAGTGCGCGCCCGCATCGCCTCCAACACGGTGTACGGGCAGCCCTCGTACAGCGAAGGCAGGAAGAGAACGTCGAACTGGTCCATGACCAGAGCGGCGCGCGGCAGGTAGGGGATCAGATGGACCGAGCCGGTCAGGCCCCGCCTCCCGACGAGGGCGCGCAGAGCCTGCTCGCGGGGGCCCGAACCGATCAGGACCGTGGCGGCCCCCGGGCGCTCCCGGTGGACGAGGGCGGCGGCCTCGATCACCAGCTCGGGTGCCTTCTGGGGAACGAGGCGGCCCACGAACCCGACGATCGGGCCCGCGGCGGGCAGCCCGAGGAGGTGCCGGACGTCGACCGGGGGCCGGTCGCCGCCGTCTGCCGGCGCCGTCAGGTCGATGCCGTTGGGGATGGTCACGACGCGGTCCGGCGGGGCGAGGCCCCGGACCGCCGCCGCGGCCGCCTCGCTGGCGGACACGGCGACGAGGGCGTGGGTCAGAGAGCCCAGACCCCGCTCCACGTTCATGGCCACGACGGACGGGTGCAGGCCGTTCGGGGTGTAGAGGCGCCGGGTGGGCGCATCCGCCGCAGCCATGCGGGCCAGCGCCCCGCCGACGGCGCTGTGGCCGTGCACGACGTCGGGCCGGAGACGGCGGACGAGCCGGCGGAGAACGAGTAGTGCGGAGGTGTTGTGAGGGCTAGCAGGGGCCCGGCGCATGTCGACCCGGTGCACGGTCGCGCCGAGGGCCTCCATCTCGGGCACGGCCAGGGTGTCGGTCGTCCCTCCCACGCGGTGCTGGGGAACAGCTACGTGATGGGTCACGTCCTGCACGTGGCGCACCAGATCGGAGACATGGCGTGCCGTTCCGCCCTCGAGCGCCTCCAGCACGTGCAGCACCACCGTCACGGAGTCCCCCCGGTCACGGCGTCGTAGACGGCGGCGTACCCGGCGGCGGCGTCGTCCCAGCGGTGGGCCGCCGCTCGCTCCCGGCCGCGAGCGACGACTACGTCGCGCAATGCAGAGGTGCCGCTCATCCGCACCAGGGCGTCGGCCCAGGCCTCCACCTCGGTGGGAGGGACCAGCGCCGCCGCGTCGCCGACCGTGTCGCGGAGGCCGGGGCTGTCGGCGGCCACCACCGGGATCCCGAACGACATGGCCTCCAACGCCGCCAGACCCACCCCCTCGTACAGCGACGGCACCGCCAGGACCGCCGCCCCCCGGTACAGGGGAGGCAGCCACGCATCGGGGACGCGGCCGAGCACCACCAGCCGGTCCGACGGGACGGCTGCGGGCACCGCTCTGGCCACCTCCCGGGCGGTCGGGCCGGCCAGGACCAGCGGGGGGGCCGCCGAGGAGGGCAGGGCGTGGTGCGCCGCCAGGAGGGTGAGGAGGTTCTTGTGGGGCTTGGCGGTGCCGACGTACAGCACGTACGGCCGGGGCAGAGCCGGATATCCCGCCGGGCAGCCCGAGCCGTCCGGGTCCGCGGACCAGGCGGCGTGGTCTACGCCGTGGCCGATCACGGCCGCGGCCCGGACGCCGAAGAGGCGGTCGAGCTCGGCGGCGGTGAACTCCGAGACGGCCACGACGGCGGCGGCGGACCGCACCGCCGAGGGGAGCGCCGCCCGGTAGTAGGTCCGGGCCACCGGCGAGCGGGCGTGGCCGGGATGGCTCAGCGGGAACAGGTCGTGGACCGTCAGCACGACGGGGACCGGTGACCGGCGGGGCACGGAGAGATGCGTGGCGTGGTGGACGTCCACCCCGAGGCGGCGGAGGAGGCGGGGCAGCTCCAGTTGCTCGCCGACGCCGAAGGGCCCGGAGCGCACGGCAACCGA
The Acidimicrobiales bacterium genome window above contains:
- a CDS encoding glycosyltransferase, with amino-acid sequence MSVRVLWVTAEAPDHERGGGSIRQAHLLDGLVRAGAEVDLLLAGTLSDPAVAGAVSSVEEVAVPPRRVPSRRAVRRARDVWRVAGARLPAEVADKRAERAVLGRALGDLRAGSVSGAQRYDVVHVEHLGLAGIVPEGLGRVRSVGVQNVPSRMAEQAAVLAVGRRQRLLLGAEAAAARRFQRRLTGATDVVAVVSEEDGRELLAPAPTRPPAPPAPAVMITPNGVDPDRFPVSPLPAGRSIVFTGTLDFLPNVDAVSWFAHQVLPLVRRRIREADLVVVGRRPVADVAALAAIDGVTVHGDVPAVAPFLEASRVAIVPVRIGTGSRVKALEAMAAGRPVAGTTIGLEGIDAQAGRDVLVGDSPVALAEAVVRLLDDDGLAAQVAGAGRRLVGTRYRWSEIADAFASDLLGPLG
- a CDS encoding glycosyltransferase family 4 protein, coding for MTVVLHVLEALEGGTARHVSDLVRHVQDVTHHVAVPQHRVGGTTDTLAVPEMEALGATVHRVDMRRAPASPHNTSALLVLRRLVRRLRPDVVHGHSAVGGALARMAAADAPTRRLYTPNGLHPSVVAMNVERGLGSLTHALVAVSASEAAAAAVRGLAPPDRVVTIPNGIDLTAPADGGDRPPVDVRHLLGLPAAGPIVGFVGRLVPQKAPELVIEAAALVHRERPGAATVLIGSGPREQALRALVGRRGLTGSVHLIPYLPRAALVMDQFDVLFLPSLYEGCPYTVLEAMRARTPVVLSDAVGNRDLVTDGVSGRLVRQGHPDDAAAALLDVLDDPGAARGRAEAALVHLTEHHDIRRTAAATGELYTRST
- a CDS encoding glycosyltransferase family 1 protein, whose product is MSVDVRPLGLPGIGRFATELAAALLRRGGDPEVVTLGPAGRSSRRPPARRGAGLGPAAPAPPPGSVAVRSGPFGVGEQLELPRLLRRLGVDVHHATHLSVPRRSPVPVVLTVHDLFPLSHPGHARSPVARTYYRAALPSAVRSAAAVVAVSEFTAAELDRLFGVRAAAVIGHGVDHAAWSADPDGSGCPAGYPALPRPYVLYVGTAKPHKNLLTLLAAHHALPSSAAPPLVLAGPTAREVARAVPAAVPSDRLVVLGRVPDAWLPPLYRGAAVLAVPSLYEGVGLAALEAMSFGIPVVAADSPGLRDTVGDAAALVPPTEVEAWADALVRMSGTSALRDVVVARGRERAAAHRWDDAAAGYAAVYDAVTGGTP